ACAAGACTACTTGTCCGAAGTGTTTCTTTCATGTATTCTGTTTGGTTTGGGGAAATACGGAAATCCTCATCCCCTAAATAAATTTGACGAAGGCCTACAAAGTTTTTGGCTCCTTCTTCGATTTCCCGTAGAGAGTGAGTCGATCTGTCTACATTTCGAACAAACTCCAACGTATTTTTGCGAGCCTTACCTTCGAATAACAAATGATACATGGTCTTTTCCCACTCATAAGTTAAGTGATGTGTTTTTTTAACCAAAAACAACTTATAAAACAAACGAAGGAGTGGTGGGCGAAATAAAAAAGAGAAAACTTCCCCAATGATTGGCAAACGTAAAAAATGTAAGGGAAAATAGAAATGAAATTTGGGCAAATTCATAAACCCACCTAAAATAGATAAGGATTTATATTGAATGGCATGTTCTTTAAAAGTAAAACAAAGGATAGGAAGTGCATAATCAAATGCCACCACATGCACTTTTTTATCTCCCACTACTTTTTCTAAAAAGGGAGCCAAATAATGGGCTTGGAGCCTATGAGAAAGGGGACCATCGGGCCTTGTGCTAAATCCAGTTCCTAAAAAATCCAGAGCAATCACTCGGTAGTGAGTGGACAACAAATTTGCCAATTTACGGTAGTTATACGATGTAGTCAGAAAACCGGGAAGGAGAAGTATGATCTCTTCCCCTTTTCCTTCATCCAGATAGAAAAAACGTAAATCATCAATTTCTACTGTTTTACCAGAATTGATATGTTCTAACAAACTGGGGGTCATGTTTACTCCGTAAGATTTCCGAACAATTTTCTCAAATACTCTTCTTCAAATTCAAAAAGATTCATACCCCGACGAGCCATGATTTTTTTTGTATCGAAGAGAAACTCTTCTAATCGGTAACGCCCGCCGGGTTTAATCCAGGTGAACGCAGGTACATAACCCTGGATCCTGGATTCGACTATGTTACTCGCAATATCAAATACGGTTCCCGTATTG
Above is a window of Leptospira wolbachii serovar Codice str. CDC DNA encoding:
- a CDS encoding alpha/beta fold hydrolase, with the protein product MTPSLLEHINSGKTVEIDDLRFFYLDEGKGEEIILLLPGFLTTSYNYRKLANLLSTHYRVIALDFLGTGFSTRPDGPLSHRLQAHYLAPFLEKVVGDKKVHVVAFDYALPILCFTFKEHAIQYKSLSILGGFMNLPKFHFYFPLHFLRLPIIGEVFSFLFRPPLLRLFYKLFLVKKTHHLTYEWEKTMYHLLFEGKARKNTLEFVRNVDRSTHSLREIEEGAKNFVGLRQIYLGDEDFRISPNQTEYMKETLRTSSLVILPSKHLPMEECPEVVYEKLHYFVDSFSHKKTKTFHFNKQNKD